The following proteins are encoded in a genomic region of Natrinema sp. DC36:
- the glmM gene encoding phosphoglucosamine mutase — translation MFGTSGIRGTVGEEVTAELALSVGRAVASDGYDRVVVGRDARESGRVLTDALTAGLRECGADVLEVGVAPTPTIARAVPRENADAGIVVTASHNPAPDNGIKLWAASGKAFDSDQRDAIATRVDADDYDLRPWDGHGSLESLEDSTDRHATAITESVSIDDPPSVAVDIGNGTGGITARVLSELGCDVVTLNGQRDGRFPGRPSEPTRETLGDLSALVEATDASVGIAHDGDADRMLAVDETGSFVPKDVLLALFARESATDGDVVAAPVDTSMAVDDALAAVGASVSRTRVGDTFVADRATQPDVVFGGEPSGAWIWPDETLCPDGPLAACKLVELVADRGPLSSLVDGIETYPIRRASVSVEEKVAVMNQVRDRVSERYDDVDTLDGVYVDVDDGWILLRASGTEPVVRLTVEARDESTAERLEADAVGILETAIATMAGIRS, via the coding sequence ATGTTCGGAACGAGTGGTATCCGCGGAACCGTCGGTGAGGAGGTAACGGCCGAGCTTGCGCTCTCGGTCGGTCGAGCCGTCGCGTCCGACGGCTACGACCGCGTCGTCGTCGGGCGAGACGCTCGAGAGAGCGGCAGGGTCCTGACCGATGCATTGACCGCTGGATTGCGCGAGTGTGGTGCGGACGTGCTCGAGGTGGGGGTCGCGCCGACGCCGACGATCGCGAGGGCGGTCCCGCGGGAGAACGCGGACGCGGGAATCGTCGTTACGGCTTCGCACAATCCCGCGCCGGACAACGGGATCAAGCTCTGGGCCGCGTCGGGCAAGGCGTTCGATTCCGACCAGCGGGACGCGATCGCGACGCGAGTCGACGCGGACGACTACGATCTACGGCCCTGGGATGGACACGGCTCGCTCGAGTCGCTCGAGGATTCGACCGATCGACACGCGACGGCGATAACCGAGTCCGTGTCGATCGACGACCCGCCGAGCGTCGCCGTCGACATCGGGAACGGGACCGGGGGGATAACCGCGCGCGTGCTCTCGGAGCTGGGCTGTGACGTCGTCACGCTGAACGGACAGCGGGACGGACGTTTCCCCGGGAGACCGAGCGAGCCGACTCGAGAAACCCTCGGCGACCTCTCCGCGCTCGTCGAAGCGACGGACGCCAGCGTCGGAATCGCCCACGACGGCGATGCCGATCGGATGCTGGCCGTCGACGAGACCGGCTCGTTCGTTCCGAAAGACGTGCTCCTGGCCCTGTTCGCACGCGAGAGCGCGACGGACGGCGACGTGGTCGCTGCGCCGGTCGATACGAGCATGGCGGTCGACGACGCGCTGGCTGCCGTCGGCGCGTCGGTGAGCCGAACGCGGGTCGGCGACACGTTCGTTGCCGACCGCGCGACACAGCCGGACGTGGTCTTCGGTGGCGAACCGAGCGGCGCGTGGATCTGGCCGGACGAAACGCTGTGTCCGGACGGCCCGCTCGCTGCGTGTAAGCTCGTGGAACTCGTCGCCGATCGCGGGCCGCTCTCGTCACTTGTCGACGGCATCGAGACGTACCCGATCCGTCGCGCGTCGGTCTCGGTCGAAGAGAAAGTCGCGGTGATGAACCAGGTTCGCGACCGCGTTAGCGAACGATACGACGACGTCGACACGCTCGACGGCGTCTACGTCGACGTCGACGACGGCTGGATCCTCCTGCGCGCGAGCGGCACCGAACCGGTCGTCCGGCTCACGGTCGAAGCACGGGACGAGTCCACGGCCGAACGACTGGAAGCCGATGCCGTCGGCATTCTCGAGACCGCGATCGCAACCATGGCCGGAATCCGATCGTGA